From a single Stomoxys calcitrans chromosome 4, idStoCalc2.1, whole genome shotgun sequence genomic region:
- the LOC106091037 gene encoding coiled-coil-helix-coiled-coil-helix domain-containing protein 2: MVRRGRSASPPPASRRSAPAPAPSQNVPARAAPPAQPPAPVQAAPSAVGAPQQPSMFQQMAATAGGVAVGSAIGHTVGHGLTSLFSGSGDKEAAAPAPAAAAPAQQYGSPANEPQGPCSWEIKQFLQCAQGQSDLTLCEGFNEALRQCKAQHHI; the protein is encoded by the coding sequence GAGTGCTCCTGCACCAGCACCATCTCAAAATGTCCCAGCTCGCGCAGCTCCTCCAGCCCAACCACCAGCACCCGTGCAGGCTGCTCCCTCTGCTGTAGGAGCCCCACAGCAGCCATCCATGTTCCAGCAAATGGCTGCAACGGCCGGTGGTGTCGCTGTAGGCTCAGCCATTGGACATACTGTCGGCCATGGTCTTACCAGCCTTTTCAGCGGATCCGGTGATAAGGAGGCGGCAGCACCAGCACCCGCCGCTGCTGCACCAGCTCAACAATACGGCTCGCCGGCAAACGAACCACAAGGACCATGCAGCTGGGAAATTAAACAGTTTTTGCAATGTGCTCAAGGACAATCGGATTTGACATTGTGCGAAGGTTTCAATGAGGCCTTGCGTCAGTGCAAAGCTCAACATCATATCTAA
- the LOC106091029 gene encoding protein xmas: protein MSEDGEYETHEDNTNYKAISCEKIPELFLDKLVAKKHFSKFGKISRFILKPKRLSCTVEYETEEDAERAYMEAGEFNGISFEVDYAVNQVAQVQSTEEWVDPDVQSELDAMSPAHHRPFGSGGGGGGGTTMRAVFNAPQPAQKLMAFSRLAPKPAPAVILPVTKQPASTKLTAIRRDSPTPDMPKIDASVRSELEAILKRPAFTDEDKYRVLDARDKLIRLTTVRQMDIKKAVATKGTCPDMCPEKERLMREFQRQVSTFEMSNDDDNSQSTISHRKAIKEYSRSSADQEVPLSHELRSESVLQMTMLYLMHQIMDLCDDPQTSLADWFHFVWDRTRSIRKDITQQELCSLGGVQLVEQCARFHIHCAARLVAEDPSVFDKKINAENLTKCLQTLKYLYHDLRIKGIQCPCEAEFRSYIILLNLGDSNFLWELKQLPTGIQKASQIKRAIAFYNALQNNNFVRFFAMIRSTETSYMEACILLGYFNILRLRAMEVIIKSHNWRKNDVFLPLSYLTQILGFDDEASALSFFRYHGLQCDEMEDRVLLERMGTPDLAYAMDRALKLVESKRNVSVGECVYGQPLPSPLAFEQHQPHTSFDSNGLLRIEAWNANDQLRGDEAPKRTLDVSKSLQPAAVTIQTHFIKPPENNIFKMPQASPPISPKQQQKKQQQLLQPEPTKSIFGTFASNKDEGRSSSPGGFKFGGNIFGGSANSNATSVTSFKPVQETTGSSIFKLPVSTVPPSIDNAPSFQNSIFKPNAEEPIPTQATGNIFGGFMNNDTPQPPISAPKVSIFGNAVKETANIFQTKTMATAGPDPFKNDNVFQHFHTKVDAPIFGGFSIQTDSTSFEKPAISFSQTPSAQDIEQRKLQLEREHELKQKQLEEERRKLKNLEEKRLREKQLLEEQKQKELERKSKEALRKACLQKAEQETENILTSILQQELSTIAQEELRKYQAVQQASELQTQLLLSEVIQEIVEDIAHDEYAVMCYDQLLLNRYFNRWLMHLRKKREQRKLMESTPLWVTIDSRAQFAHALEHPCQETNLDMIKRYRMGQPCNFRQLMQIGASVDHRPPICLFTLIGRHLLTKQNVTPAGLLQQRQYFKLLITIPSDKEELPGFETFCNKWLFKHILKAQLETGPFVHGLLRQMALCVRKLSGIHPHNEQGDEMKNEGDHSDGVLCFISGEEFCSQAQRRLYNLLQKSKNYKKIPVAIIAYNCFNDRYNIAEMLDLETLEEEGLLYKYKIFGNGVSRKDFSFRKAIKSAIDFIAVESYRENCTDIQALAMENILSFLESSLGEEIFHKFQDSALNNPVFQKICQKPEYVEGVYHKALQQLQQITQEDFSEMPEFPEELKEFVPQHLNCINIPLGLEFFPTNWKNNKQRKVLQSFFKKLFLPSPKETSPPFSSIEDLELWLLNYASQCVPHDDLEATKAAHESIRNLVEQLKQPSLYAMAATESMKNLNFLPILKPIIFARINATLREFTHELKNAPVIYVKRSLQKYLVQPWWLNYQPLDLVKMDYSLSTEHENKYSPATDNLNDEHKENDLNEDLNDVISQAEATSLRVEKNLLALKQKKAQQGITALNGECLQLKRTLDESLYKFELSKRMGQYDNGYITDLTQDIDKTINEVLTNKEAFYSPEAGLRKRKRLSLKSPLGNQRTTPNHSEIDNVMERARQLIQKVENMEDTRRQRDTSNIFHCGI from the exons ATGTCCGAAGATGGTGAATATGAAACACATGAGGACAACACAAATTATAAAGCTATTAG ttGCGAAAAGATTCCCGAGCTATTCCTTGACAAATTGGTGGCCAAGAaacatttcagcaaatttggcaaaataaGCAGATTTATTTTAAAACCTAAGCGGCTAAGTTGTACTGTGGAATATGAAACTGAGGAAGATGCTGAAAGAGCTTACATGGAAGCCGGTGAATTCAACGGCATTAGCTTTGAAGTTGATTATGCAGTAAATCAAGTGGCGCAAGTGCAAAGCACCGAGGAATGGGTAGATCCGGATGTGCAATCTGAACTAGACGCCATGTCACCGGCTCACCACAGACCGTTTGGTAGtggcggcggtggtggtggtggtacaaCAATGAGAGCAGTTTTCAATGCTCCACAACCTGCACAAAAGCTTATGGCCTTTTCCCGTTTAGCGCCAAAACCCGCACCAGCAGTTATATTGCCTGTAACAAAGCAGCCGGCTTCGACAAAACTGACTGCTATCAGAAGGGATTCTCCAACACCAGATATGCCAAAAATTGATGCTTCCGTGCGCAGCGAACTAGAGGCAATACTGAAAAGACCGGCGTTTACCGATGAAGATAAGTATAGGGTCTTGGACGCACGTGACAAATTAATTCGCCTGACAACGGTGCGGCAAATGGACATTAAGAAAGCTGTTGCCACAAAAGGTACATGTCCCGATATGTGCCCAGAAAAGGAGAGACTAATGAGGGAGTTTCAGAGACAG GTCTCAACCTTTGAAATGTCCAACGACGATGATAACTCACAATCAACAATATCCCACAGAAAAGCCATTAAGGAATATTCCAGAAGTAGTGCCGATCAGGAAGTACCCTTATCCCATGAATTGCGTTCTGAGTCAGTGCTGCAAATGACCATGTTATATTTAATGCATCAGATAATGGATCTTTGTGACGATCCTCAAACATCTCTGGCCGATTGGTTTCACTTTGTGTGGGATCGCACACGTTCCATACGTAAAGATATAACCCAACAAGAACTTTGTTCATTGGGTGGCGTGCAATTGGTGGAACAATGTGCCCGTTTTCATATACATTGTGCTGCCCGCTTGGTAGCTGAAGATCCTTCAGTTTTTGACAAAAAGATTAATGCCGAAAACTTAACAAAGTGCTTGCAAACTCTAAAGTATTTGTATCATGATTTGCGTATCAAGGGCATACAATGTCCATGTGAAGCAGAGTTTCGAAGTTATATTATCCTATTAAATTTGGGTGACTCGAATTTCTTATGGGAACTTAAGCAATTGCCAACAGGTATACAAAAGGCAAGCCAAATCAAACGAGCAATTGCTTTCTACAACGCTTTGCAGAACAACAACTTTGTACGATTTTTTGCCATGATACGTTCTACAGAAACTTCGTATATGGAAGCATGTATCTTGTTGGGATATTTTAACATACTGCGACTGCGAGCTATGGAAGTTATTATTAAATCCCACAATTGGAGAAAAAATGATGTTTTCCTGCCTTTGTCTTACTTGACCCAGATCTTGGGATTTGATGATGAAGCATCTGCTTTGAGTTTTTTTCGATACCATGGGCTACAATGCGATGAAATGGAAGATCGTGTACTTCTGGAGCGTATGGGAACTCCAGACTTGGCATATGCAATGGATAGAGCGTTAAAG CTGGTTGAATCAAAACGCAACGTATCGGTTGGAGAATGTGTATATGGTCAGCCTTTGCCATCCCCTTTGGCATTTGAGCAGCATCAACCACATACCAGCTTTGATTCTAATGGACTGCTTCGCATAGAAGCTTGGAACGCAAATGACCAATTAAGAGGTGATGAAGCACCCAAGAGAACCTTGGACGTATCTAAAAGTTTACAACCGGCAGCTGTAACCATACAGACACATTTTATTAAGCCTCCAGAAAACAACATATTCAAAATGCCTCAAGCATCGCCCCCCATTTCGCCTAAGCAACAGCAGAAAAAGCAGCAGCAATTGCTGCAGCCCGAACCTACTAAATCTATTTTTGGTACTTTTGCAAGCAACAAAGATGAAGGTCGCAGTTCTTCTCCTGGAGGTTTCAAATTTGGTGGAAATATTTTTGGTGGATCTGCGAATTCTAATGCTACATCTGTAACGTCATTCAAACCCGTTCAAGAAACAACTGGATCGTCTATTTTCAAGCTACCCGTATCCACTGTGCCTCCTTCAATAGACAATGCCCCAAGTTTTCAAAACTCTATATTTAAACCCAACGCAGAGGAGCCAATTCCAACTCAAGCAACGGGAAATATTTTTGGGGGCTTTATGAACAACGATACACCACAACCCCCTATCTCAGCCCCAAAGGTTAGCATATTTGGTAATGCTGTCAAGGAAACggcaaatattttccaaacgaAAACAATGGCAACTGCTGGACCTGATCCCTTCAAGAACGATAACGTATTTCAGCATTTCCATACCAAAGTAGATGCACCCATATTTGGAGGTTTTTCCATTCAGACAGACTCCACTTCTTTTGAAAAACCTGCAATTTCGTTTTCCCAAACGCCCTCCGCACAAGACATTGAACAACGCAAACTTCAATTGGAACGCGAACATGAgctcaaacaaaaacaattggAGGAAGAAAGACGAAAGCTAAAGAATTTGGAAGAGAAAAGACTACGCGAGAAGCAATTGTtggaagaacaaaaacaaaaagaattggAACGCAAGAGCAAAGAAGCATTGAGGAAAGCCTGCCTTCAAAAAGCCGAACAAGAAACCGAGAACATTTTGACAAGCATTCTACAACAGGAGTTGTCAACTATTGCCCAAGAAGAGTTAAGAAAATACCAAGCTGTGCAGCAAGCCTCCGAGTTACAAACTCAATTACTGCTTAGTGAAGTGATACAAGAAATTGTCGAAGACATAGCCCACGACGAATATGCTGTAATGTGTTATGACCAGTTATTGCTTAATCGTTATTTCAATCGCTGGCTAATGCATCTACGAAAGAAGCGCGAACAAAGAAAATTGATGGAAAGTACTCCACTGTGGGTGACCATCGATAGTCGAGCACAATTTGCCCATGCCCTGGAACATCCTTGCCAGGAGACAAATTTGGATATGATAAAACGTTATCGCATGGGACAACCCTGCAACTTCCGACAACTTATGCAAATTGGGGCCAGTGTAGACCATAGgcctccaatatgtctattCACTTTGATCGGGCGCCACttgttaacaaaacaaaatgttacCCCTGCCGGCCTGCTACAacaaagacaatattttaaatTGCTAATCACCATACCCTCCGACAAAGAAGAACTACCGGGGTTTGAAACATTTTGCAATAAATGGCTCTTCAAACATATCCTCAAGGCTCAATTAGAGACTGGCCCCTTCGTCCATGGTCTTCTGCGCCAAATGGCATTGTGTGTACGCAAGCTATCCGGTATACATCCCCACAACGAACAAGGCGATGAAATGAAAAACGAGGGCGACCATAGCGATGGCGTGCTGTGTTTCATAAGCGGCGAAGAATTCTGCTCCCAAGCCCAGAGACGACTGTACAACTTACTACagaaatcgaaaaattataaaaagatTCCTGTAGCCATTATAGCCTATAATTGCTTTAACGACAGATATAACATAGCTGAGATGTTAGATTTAGAGACATTGGAGGAAGAGGGTTTGCTCTACAAGTACAAAATATTCGGTAATGGCGTAAGCAGAAAGGATTTCAGTTTCCGCAAAGCCATAAAAAGTGCCATTGATTTTATAGCGGTGGAAAGTTATAGAGAAAATTGCACCGATATCCAGGCTCTGGCCATGGAAAATATACTTAGTTTCCTAGAATCTTCACTGGGTgaggaaatttttcataagttCCAAGATTCTGCCTTGAACAATCCAGTTTTCCAAAAGATTTGCCAAAAGCCAGAATATGTTGAAGGCGTTTACCATAAAGCCTTACAACAGCTGCAACAAATAACCCAGGAAGATTTTTCCGAGATGCCAGAATTTCCCGAAGAATTGAAGGAGTTTGTACCTCAGCACCTGAATTGTATAAATATACCATTAGGTTTGGAATTTTTTCCCACCAATTGGAAAAATAACAAGCAAAGAAAAGTTTTGCAAAGCTtcttcaaaaaactttttttgcccagcCCAAAAGAAACTTCCCCGCCCTTCTCTAGCATAGAAGATTTAGAATTATGGTTACTTAATTATGCTTCGCAATGTGTGCCCCACGAtgacctggaagccacaaaagCAGCACATGAATCAATTCGGAATTTAGTTGAACAATTAAAACAACCTTCGCTGTATGCTATGGCAGCAACTGAAAGTATGAAAAACCTTAACTTTCTGCCCATATTGAAGCCCATTATATTTGCCCGCATTAATGCCACACTAAGAGAGTTTACGCATGAATTAAAAAATGCCCCCGTGATTTATGTGAAAAGAAGTCTAcaaaagtatttggtccaaccATGGTGGCTTAACTATCAGCCTTTAGATTTGGTAAAGATGGACTATAGCTTGAGTACAGAGCACGAAAACAAATACAGTCCAGCTACTGATAACCTGAACGATGAACACAAAGAGAATGATCTAAATGAAGATTTGAACGATGTCATATCTCAGGCCGAGGCCACCTCACTTAGGGTGGAAAAAAATCTGCTTGCCCTAAAACAAAAGAAAGCGCAACAAGGAATAACTGCCCTAAATGGCGAATGCCTCCAACTCAAACGCACACTCGACGAATCGTTATATAAATTCGAACTGTCAAAGAGAATGGGACAATATGATAATGGCTATATAACAGATTTGACTCAAGACATCGATAAAACCATCAATGAGGTTCTAACAAATAAGGAAGCATTTTACTCGCCTGAAGCGGGTCTTAGGAAACGTAAGCGATTAAGCTTGAAGTCGCCTTTGGGTAACCAGCGGACGACACCCAATCACTCAGAAATAGACAATGTTATGGAACGTGCCAGGCAATTGATACAAAAAGTAGAAAACATGGAGGACACCAGAAGACAGAGGGACACATCTAATATATTTCATTGTGGAATTTAA